A window from Kovacikia minuta CCNUW1 encodes these proteins:
- a CDS encoding transglycosylase domain-containing protein, which translates to MREAAVALKLETVYSKDFLLLTYLNRVYMGSGTYGFEDAAQFYLGKSAKDLTLSEAATLAGILPGPNSFNPVRDYQKAIELRDRVLNRMVEMGMVSQDEAQKARRSRIEVNPKAREELESMRAPYYYSYVLDELRQLLGEQLAEEGNFIVETGVDLAAQSAAETSLRDAVNTTGASAGFSQGALVTVDSKTGEIVALVGGTDYKKSQFNRANQAYRQPGSTFKVFAYTAAIEQGISPGNTYSCAPLTWDGQFFEGCRSGGGAMDMYNGIALSENVIALRVAQEIGLERVASMARRMGIQSKLNLVPGLVLGQSEATPLEMTGAFSVLANRGVRNRPHAIRRILDGGECKDRNNFKTCRIIYPATPDRELNQTVLESDVANVMTELLRGVVSGGTGSAAAIVPGAVGKTGTTNDNRDLWFIGFIPDGLVTGIWLGNDDNAPTSGSSAQAAQVWGSYMSKVVR; encoded by the coding sequence TTGCGGGAGGCAGCAGTTGCCCTCAAACTGGAAACAGTCTATAGCAAAGATTTTCTGCTGCTGACCTACCTGAACCGGGTCTATATGGGCAGTGGTACCTACGGCTTTGAGGATGCGGCGCAGTTTTATCTGGGTAAGTCTGCTAAGGATCTGACACTTTCGGAAGCGGCGACCCTGGCAGGGATTCTTCCCGGTCCCAACAGTTTTAATCCCGTGCGGGATTATCAGAAAGCGATCGAACTGCGTGATCGGGTTCTCAACCGCATGGTCGAAATGGGCATGGTGAGCCAGGATGAAGCTCAGAAAGCGCGACGATCGCGGATTGAGGTGAATCCGAAGGCACGCGAAGAGCTGGAAAGTATGCGTGCCCCCTACTATTACAGCTACGTGCTAGACGAGCTGCGGCAACTCCTGGGGGAGCAACTGGCGGAGGAGGGCAATTTTATTGTTGAAACAGGGGTTGACCTTGCCGCCCAATCTGCCGCAGAAACTTCTCTCCGGGATGCCGTCAATACCACAGGTGCAAGTGCTGGTTTTTCTCAAGGGGCACTGGTAACAGTTGACTCTAAAACTGGGGAAATTGTCGCGCTGGTAGGTGGAACAGATTACAAAAAAAGCCAGTTTAATCGTGCCAACCAAGCCTACCGCCAACCCGGTTCTACCTTTAAGGTGTTTGCCTATACGGCAGCGATCGAACAGGGGATTTCCCCTGGCAACACCTACTCCTGCGCCCCCCTGACCTGGGATGGACAGTTTTTTGAGGGGTGCCGCTCTGGGGGTGGTGCAATGGATATGTACAACGGCATTGCCCTGTCAGAAAACGTGATTGCGCTGCGAGTTGCCCAGGAAATTGGACTGGAGAGGGTCGCGAGTATGGCTCGTCGGATGGGGATTCAGTCGAAATTGAACCTGGTCCCCGGTCTGGTTCTGGGGCAAAGTGAGGCAACCCCGCTGGAAATGACGGGCGCTTTCAGTGTGCTGGCAAATCGGGGGGTGCGAAACCGCCCGCACGCCATTCGGCGCATTCTGGACGGCGGAGAATGCAAAGACCGCAATAACTTTAAGACCTGTCGCATTATTTACCCGGCAACCCCCGATCGCGAGTTGAATCAGACCGTTCTGGAATCCGATGTGGCAAACGTCATGACCGAATTGCTGCGGGGTGTGGTGAGTGGTGGCACGGGGTCGGCAGCGGCGATCGTCCCCGGAGCGGTAGGCAAAACGGGCACTACCAATGACAACCGGGATTTATGGTTTATTGGCTTTATTCCCGATGGTTTGGTGACAGGCATCTGGCTCGGCAATGACGATAACGCTCCCACCTCTGGAAGTAGTGCCCAGGCTGCCCAGGTTTGGGGCAGTTATATGAGTAAGGTGGTTCGTTAG
- a CDS encoding FHA domain-containing protein — MSSPQPPRKSQTFMGAITQAVQTVQAKINFSKLKLKPDARVPELWVQDADKEKADVYPLLGDRYLIGRSSQSCDIVVRNPVVSQVHLSLNRDNRPQGKLSYLFRAPFTLKDENSTNGVYRGKRRVRKELLRHGATYTLGPSELAASVRIKFVDPPPWYVQAFRYSMYGVGGVTALAVLGVLIEWQKFSVRPLPVSVQGPIVVYAGDEQTPLNPVTNRTHTEFKSLREYSPYLPKAVIASEDSRYYWHLGVDPIGTLRALVTNVRGGKIQEGGSTLTQQLCS, encoded by the coding sequence ATGAGTTCGCCCCAGCCTCCCCGTAAGTCTCAAACTTTCATGGGTGCTATTACCCAAGCAGTTCAGACTGTTCAGGCAAAGATTAATTTTTCTAAGCTGAAGCTCAAACCAGATGCCAGAGTGCCAGAGCTGTGGGTACAGGATGCCGATAAGGAGAAGGCTGATGTCTACCCGCTATTGGGCGATCGCTATCTGATTGGGCGTAGTTCCCAGTCCTGTGACATTGTGGTGCGTAATCCAGTAGTGAGCCAGGTGCATCTATCGCTGAATCGGGATAATCGCCCCCAGGGGAAGCTGAGCTATCTCTTCCGTGCGCCATTTACCCTTAAAGATGAAAATTCTACGAATGGCGTCTATCGAGGAAAACGGCGGGTTCGCAAGGAGTTATTGCGCCACGGTGCTACCTATACCCTGGGTCCGTCTGAACTGGCGGCTTCTGTGCGGATCAAGTTTGTCGATCCGCCGCCGTGGTACGTGCAGGCATTTCGCTACAGTATGTACGGGGTTGGTGGGGTGACTGCACTGGCGGTTTTAGGCGTCCTAATTGAATGGCAAAAATTCTCGGTACGTCCTTTGCCTGTTTCCGTTCAGGGGCCGATCGTCGTCTATGCCGGGGATGAACAAACCCCTTTGAATCCTGTAACCAACCGTACCCATACCGAATTTAAGAGCTTGCGGGAATATTCTCCCTACTTGCCTAAAGCGGTGATCGCGTCTGAAGATAGCCGTTATTACTGGCATTTAGGGGTTGACCCGATCGGCACCCTGCGGGCACTGGTCACCAATGTTCGGGGGGGCAAAATTCAGGAGGGGGGCAGCACCCTGACCCAACAGCTTTGCTCGTAG
- a CDS encoding translation initiation factor encodes MSASKQKPTGSNKPGQDRIAYSEFGTSPDNADAFKRAVPDLPPNQQNLRVEASRKGRKGKTVTIISGFQAKPETLTELLKTLKTQCGAGGTVKENEIEIQGDHKQKIVQILLQLGYKAKASGG; translated from the coding sequence ATGTCAGCTTCCAAACAAAAACCGACTGGCTCCAACAAACCTGGGCAAGATCGGATCGCCTACTCGGAGTTTGGCACCTCCCCCGATAATGCTGATGCGTTTAAACGGGCAGTTCCAGATTTGCCGCCCAATCAACAAAATCTGAGGGTTGAAGCCTCACGTAAAGGACGTAAGGGTAAAACAGTGACGATTATCAGTGGGTTTCAAGCAAAGCCAGAAACATTGACGGAATTACTCAAAACGCTGAAAACCCAGTGTGGCGCGGGGGGCACTGTTAAGGAAAACGAAATTGAGATTCAGGGCGATCACAAGCAAAAAATTGTCCAGATCTTGTTGCAGTTGGGCTATAAGGCAAAAGCGAGTGGCGGCTAA
- a CDS encoding tetratricopeptide repeat protein: MSRVSRAIAILSLTIALGSLIGACSPSPQQSASSQQKSNGGVSEAASKEPTDAATFVQRGTTRATLGQYQGALEDFNQAIKLDPKLAQAYNGRGLAYFRLKNPKQATQDFDQAIKLDPKLADAYTNRGAIRAEQGDLQGAMEDYNQALKIDPKSADAYAGRGILRATLRDYKAAIADHDQAIRLKPDDAKNYSNRGLLYALAGNDKKAVADYDQAIKLDPNSANAFNNRGLAYARLKNKKKAIADLKTAANLYQKKGDTANQKTALNEAKKIQ, encoded by the coding sequence ATGAGTCGTGTGTCCAGAGCGATCGCAATCCTGAGTCTGACCATAGCGCTAGGCAGTTTAATTGGAGCCTGTTCGCCCTCACCCCAGCAATCAGCTTCATCCCAGCAAAAGAGTAATGGGGGTGTCAGCGAGGCTGCCAGTAAGGAACCCACTGATGCGGCTACGTTTGTGCAACGGGGAACCACCCGCGCAACTCTGGGGCAATACCAGGGGGCACTGGAAGATTTTAACCAGGCGATTAAACTCGACCCAAAACTGGCTCAGGCTTATAACGGTCGAGGGCTTGCCTACTTCCGGTTGAAAAATCCCAAACAAGCAACCCAGGATTTTGATCAGGCGATTAAGCTTGATCCGAAACTGGCAGATGCTTATACCAACCGGGGCGCAATTCGGGCGGAGCAGGGCGACTTACAAGGTGCAATGGAAGACTATAACCAGGCACTTAAAATTGATCCGAAATCTGCGGATGCCTATGCCGGACGAGGAATTTTGCGGGCAACTTTGAGAGACTATAAAGCAGCGATCGCTGACCACGATCAGGCGATTCGTCTGAAGCCGGATGATGCCAAAAATTACAGCAATCGGGGATTGCTTTATGCGCTGGCAGGGAACGATAAAAAGGCAGTTGCAGACTACGACCAGGCGATTAAACTTGATCCCAACTCTGCCAATGCGTTTAACAATCGGGGACTTGCCTATGCCCGCTTGAAGAACAAAAAGAAGGCGATCGCAGACTTAAAAACGGCTGCCAATCTGTATCAGAAAAAAGGCGATACAGCCAACCAAAAGACCGCCTTGAATGAAGCGAAGAAGATCCAGTAG